One Meles meles chromosome 11, mMelMel3.1 paternal haplotype, whole genome shotgun sequence DNA segment encodes these proteins:
- the SOHLH1 gene encoding spermatogenesis- and oogenesis-specific basic helix-loop-helix-containing protein 1, whose protein sequence is MAGEGAGGAARGAGAHVSGRSRPDACAGAGRVVASLQLRSWRPAALGLRLGGAGPLGPGGLFRGSRSSTLLSVPGSASSPSSVQGCSEDYGQAARLVRVPPERPGSGFGSSLGLPRNVLSERERRKRISVSCERLRALLPRFDGRREDMASVLEMAVQFLRLAGTLLPSQEPHPVLGPSREVWREWPTDVLPQGLSREGAAGSPDCGTGASGLTVPPAAVSCGTAGAGEDEALRGAAEVVEGPPVLPEPCSLLSQPPGPSPSEVLRPPPLWPPRAWQPPSPLVSEEAPICLGRAGPPADGADHVGTLDTRPVLGCDVEDGASCLLNAGPDWWLGSVEGRGARAPSRSAVRSSLLDRAEPGFPTDPEPGLHELPDGPLEPWGSDAGCPSLALREEMDSIFPDFFPG, encoded by the exons ATGGCCGGGGAGGGTGCGGGCGGGGCTGCACGTGGGGCAGGGGCCCACGTGAGTGGGCGGAGCCGGCCTGACGCATGCGCAGGTGCGGGGCGCGTGGTTGCGTCCCTGCAGCTGCGCTCATGGCGTCCTGCGGCCCTGGGGCTGCGCTTGGGGGGTGCAG GGCCCCTGGGTCCCGGCGGCCTTTTCCGGGGTTCACGGAGCTCCACGCTCTTGTCTGTCCCGGGCAGTGCCTCGTCCCCATCCAGCGTCCAGGGCTGCAGCGAGGACTACGGCCAGGCCGCCCGCCTGGTCAGGGTGCCCCCCGAGCGCCCCGGCTCTGGCTTCGGCTCCAGCCTTGGCCTCCCGAGGAACGTGCTCAGCGAGAGGGAGCGCAG GAAGCGGATCTCGGTGAGCTGCGAGCGCCTGCGGGCCCTGCTGCCCCGTTTTGACGGCCGGCGGGAGGACATGGCCTCGGTGCTGGAGATGGCCGTGCAGTTCCTTCGGCTCGCCGGCACCCTGCTTCCCAGCCAGGAGCCGCACCCC GTTCTGGGTCCGTCCAGGGAGGTGTGGCGCGAGTGGCCGACGGACGTTCTACCGCAGGGCCTGTCGCGTGAGGGCGCAGCAGGGTCCCCAGACTGTGGCACGGGAGCCTCCGGCCTGACTGT GCCACCGGCTGCTGTGAGCTGTGGGACCGCGGGCGCAGGTGAGGACGAGGCCCTGCGGGGGGCGGCCGAGGTGGTGGAGGGGCCGCCAGTCCTCCCTG AGCCCTGCAGCCTGCTGTCCCAGCCCCCAGGCCCAAGTCCTTCCGAGGTCCTGAGGCCGCCCCCACTCTGGCCTCCCCGCGCGTGGCAGCCGCCCTCCCCCCTGGTGAGTGAAGAGGCTCCGATCTGCCTGGGCCGGGCGGGGCCCCCAGCGGATGGGGCCGACCATGTTGGGACGCTGGACACCAG GCCCGTGTTGGGATGTGATGTGGAAGACGGGGCGTCCTGCTTGCTGAACGCCGGTCCCGACTGGTGGCTGG GGTCCGTGGAGGGCAGAGGTGCCCGTGCCCCTTCTCGGAGTGCGGTCAGGAGCAGCCTGCTGGACAGGGCCGAGCCAGGCTTCCCAACAGACCCCGAGCCCGGCCTCCACGAGCTCCCGGATGGCCCCCTGGAGCCATGGGGCTCGGATGCAGGCTGCCCCAGCCTGGCCCTGCGGGAGGAGATGGACAGTATCTTCCCCGACTTCTTCCCCGGCtag